Below is a genomic region from Corallococcus macrosporus.
GGAAGTACTGGATGGCCTCGCAGAGCGAGAACTGGCCGGTGCCCTCCAGCTCCTCCGCGGGAATCCACGACACCGTGAGGGGCACGTCGGAGATGCGCTGGCTGCGCTTGGACGCCGTGGTGACGACGGCCTCGCTCAGCGCCAGGTTGATGTTCTTCTCCAGGTCGTCGCCGCCGCCCAGGTCCGGGCCGTCCAGGCCGGAGAGGCTGGAGGGCGGAGGCAGCGCGCGGTCCGTGGTGGGCTCCGTGAAGGGCGCGCGGTCCGGGACGTTGTCGGCCGGCCGGGGCTGCGACGCCGGCAGCATCGCGCCAGCGCCCAGCGCCGGGGCGGGCTGCGGGTTGGACGGGATGTCGGACGTCAGCGGCCCGTCATAGGGCGACGTCGAGGCGGGCGTGCCGGGCGAGGCCACGGGCATCGGATCCGCGACGGACGGACCGGCGCCGGGGCCGGCCATGGGCGCGGGCTGCGCGGGCGGCGGCTCGGTGGCGAGCACTGGGTCCTGCGCTGCGGGCTCCTCCCCGCGAATGGGCTCCGGCTCCACCGGCGGAGGCGGCGTCTTCGCGCCCCGGCGCGTCTTCGCCGTGCGCGGAGGCTTCGTGCCCGGGGTGGCGGCCTTGGTGCCGGGCGTGGCGGCCGCGCGCTTGCGGGCCGTCTTCGTGCGCGTCTTGGAAGCAGGCTCCTGGGCCTCCTGGGCCCGGGCCGTCTCCACCGCGAACAGCGACAGCGCGCAGACCACCAGCGTAAGGCATGCGCGCGCGCTCAGCCGACCGGCAAACCCCTTCACCGCGTTGGTGCGCGGCCCACCGTACTCAGTCGAGTCCATCGTTCTCAATTCCACGAGGGGGAAGCAGGGACGTCCGCGGTTCTTGCGCCAGGATCCAGAGCCGGTGCGACTGGCAATCGCCTTCAGGGGCGACCATCCACCCCTGAACGGTGGCGTTCCGCTCGACTTCTCAAACTACCGCAATAACTCACCTAAGGCCAAGTCGTGGCTGTCGATCCGGGCAAATCCAGCGGACGGAGACGGGGGCACCGTCCGCGGATCAGCCACGGCGCAATCAGTCATCCGGCTGTTCCGCGGACACGGCCAGGTCGTCCGCGAACGGGGGCAGCGCGGGACCCAGCGACTCCGCCTGCACGAGCACGGACGACTCCACCCGCAGGTCGGGTGCGTCCGCGAGGACGGGCTGGCGGCGCGGGGGGCCCTGGGTGACGAGCTTGCGGAAGTCCTCGAACTCGCGGCCCTGGATGCGGGCGAAGGCGTCGAACGGGGCGACCACACCCACGGAGGACAGGGCCTGGGACAACGCGTCCGCCCCGCCCTTCAGGTCCACCAGCACGGCGCCCGGCACCCGGGCGCTCTTGAAGAGCACGCGCACGTCCCTGGGCACGTGCGTCACCGGCACGAGCGCGGCCTCCGCGCCCTTGGCCTCCAGCATCTTCACCGCCGACTCCACGTTGGGCACCGGCACCAGCTTGAAGTGCTTCTGGGCATCCAGGTCGCCGCCCAGCACGACGTGGGAGACGAACTTCGGATCCGCGGGGCCCGCGCCCTTCACCAGCGCCATGCGCTTGCCGGCGAGGTCCTTCACGGTGCCCTTCTGGGTGGAGATGATGGCCCAGCGCTGCTGCGTCTCACCGGAGCGCGGCGCGTACGCGACGGCTTGCGCCTTGGCGCCCAGTTGCACCGCGGCCCAGCCGTCCACCACGGCGAAGTCGATCTGCCCCTCCCCCACCGCCTTGGAGAAGTCCTCGTAGCGGCCGAAGCTCTTGGCGCCCACGGGGCGGCCCAGGCTGGCCTCCAGCTTCTGGGCCAGGGCCTCCGCGTACTGGAAGCGCTCCTGGCCGTCCGACAGCGTGGTGGCGAGGAACACGCCCAGCGTCGCCTTCTTCGGCGCGGCGGACGCGGGACGGGCAACGGCGACGGCGAACAGCACGGCGGCGAGCAGGAGGCTCCCCCGCGCGACAAGGGATGGCGTCTTCACGGCGTCTCCTCCGCGACCCCGGTGGCCGGCGTGGCGCCCTGCGCGTCACCCAGTCCATAGAGGCCCTGCAGGCGGTCCTTCCATTCACGCACCTGGGCGGCGCGGGGGCCCGCGCCGGAGACCAGGTAGCGGCGCCAGGCCTCCACGGCCTCGGCGGGTTCATGCCGGCGCTCCTGCGCGTCGATGCCCAGGTTGAGCGAGGCGACAGGCACGGCGGTCTCCAGGCGCTTCCACGTCGCGAGCGCGGAGGCCGCGTCGCCCTGGCGCCAGTCCACGCACGCCAGGTTGTGCTGCACCAGCACGTCGTCGGGCGTCGCGGCGAGCGCGGCCTTCAGCGCCTTCTCCGACGCCTTCATGTTGCCGGAGGCGTACGCGAGCGCGGCCTCGCGGCGCAGCAGCGCGCCGGTGAGGTGGCCCATCCACTTCGGCTGTCCGGGCATGGGCTTCTTCTGCGCGGTGGCGAGCAGCTTGCGCGCGGGCGCGACCTTGCCCTGGCGGTAGAGCACCCAGGCATCCGCGAGCGTGCGCGTGTTGGGCCACGCCCACTCCGGCGCCGGGGTGAGCGAGCGCTTGATGCCGGCGGTGGCCTCCGCGAACCGCCCCTCTTCCGCGCGCGTGAGCGCCCGGGCGAAGGTGGCCAGCTTCGCCAGGTCCGCGCGCTTGCCGGTGCCCAGGCGGTCCACCGCGTCCAGGTCCCGGTTCGCCGCGGCCGCGTCTCCGGCCTCCAGCTTCGCCAGGGCGCGGCGCACCAGCACGCGGGGCAGGTTCGCCTCCGCCACCTTCGAGGCCGTCTTGGAGGGGCCCGCGTCCGTCAGCCGCTGCACGGCGGCGTCCACCTGGCCCAGCTCCACCTCCGCGAGCGCGGCGCCCGCGGACGCCTCCGCGCGCTGATCCGGCTCCTGCGTGGCCTCACCGGACTGGGTGAAGGCGGCGAGCGCTCCTTGCGCATCGCCACTGCCCAGCCGCGAGTAGCCCAGCAGCAGGTGCTCACGCCAGGTCGCGCCCGGCAGCGTCACTGCGCCCTCCATCACCTTGCGGGCCTCCGCGTACTGGTGGCTGTCCAGGAGCGCCGCGCCCAGGCGGCGGGCCATGGGCACGGAGCGGTCCAGGTCGTACGCGCGGCGCAGGTCGCGCGCGGCGTCGTCCAGGCGCTGCGTGCCGGCGCGGTCACGTGCGCGGTGCGCCAGCGCCCGGGCCAGCCACTGCTTCGCGCCGGGGTGGCCGGGCTCGACCTGGAGCGCGTTGCCGTAGTCCTCGATGGCCTGGTCCCACTGGCCGGTGGCGAAGTGATCCGCGCCCAGCAGCATGTGGCCCAGCGCCTGGCGCGGAGCCATCTCCACCACGCGCCGGTGCACCTCCACCGCGCGCTGGTAGCGGCCGGCGCGGCGGTTGACGGAGCCCAGCGTCGCCCACAGCTCCAGGCTGCCGCCGCCCGTCTTCACCGCGGACTCGAGGAACTGGATGGCCTCCTCGTGGCGAGCCTGCGCCTGGAGCGCCTTGCCCACGGCGATCTGCCCCAGGAGCAGGCCCGGCTGCAGCTCCAGCACCTTGCGGAACTCGGCCTCCGCCTGCGCGGGCTGCTTCTGCGCGAGCCGCACGTCACCCAGCAACAGGTGCGCGGCGGGCGTCGAGCCCAGCTTCATGAGGGCGGTGGCCTGGAGGTCCGCGCGCGGCACGTCGCCCGCGGCGAGGTACTGGCGCGCGAGACGCTCCTTCGGCTCGGCCACCTGCGGGTACTTCGTCACCAGCCGCTCCAGGAGCGCGCGGGCCTCCGGCACGCGGCCCTCCAGCTCCAGCACGGCGGCGAGGCCAATCTGCGCGGTCGCGGACTCGGCCCGGCCGGCCTGCGCCTTCTCGAACGAGGCGCG
It encodes:
- a CDS encoding PhnD/SsuA/transferrin family substrate-binding protein, with the translated sequence MKTPSLVARGSLLLAAVLFAVAVARPASAAPKKATLGVFLATTLSDGQERFQYAEALAQKLEASLGRPVGAKSFGRYEDFSKAVGEGQIDFAVVDGWAAVQLGAKAQAVAYAPRSGETQQRWAIISTQKGTVKDLAGKRMALVKGAGPADPKFVSHVVLGGDLDAQKHFKLVPVPNVESAVKMLEAKGAEAALVPVTHVPRDVRVLFKSARVPGAVLVDLKGGADALSQALSSVGVVAPFDAFARIQGREFEDFRKLVTQGPPRRQPVLADAPDLRVESSVLVQAESLGPALPPFADDLAVSAEQPDD
- a CDS encoding tetratricopeptide repeat protein, with translation MRPFIRSPRRVSTALALLATLAGPPAALAQFRPPPATEAQRMTVQGEQALVSANAALSKGDKKEAEEKFKKALQLFEQSLAQEPQSVYAAAGLGSAANALQDFQRTVARLQPVFAQNPQELSLAYPLGTAYFKLRRFPEAVPVLEQVAAADQPDHLIVHYYLASYYLYVQDGNRAVTRLQRYLALRPEKLAGNDFQIHELLGKAHLIRRDAGAARASFEKAQAGRAESATAQIGLAAVLELEGRVPEARALLERLVTKYPQVAEPKERLARQYLAAGDVPRADLQATALMKLGSTPAAHLLLGDVRLAQKQPAQAEAEFRKVLELQPGLLLGQIAVGKALQAQARHEEAIQFLESAVKTGGGSLELWATLGSVNRRAGRYQRAVEVHRRVVEMAPRQALGHMLLGADHFATGQWDQAIEDYGNALQVEPGHPGAKQWLARALAHRARDRAGTQRLDDAARDLRRAYDLDRSVPMARRLGAALLDSHQYAEARKVMEGAVTLPGATWREHLLLGYSRLGSGDAQGALAAFTQSGEATQEPDQRAEASAGAALAEVELGQVDAAVQRLTDAGPSKTASKVAEANLPRVLVRRALAKLEAGDAAAANRDLDAVDRLGTGKRADLAKLATFARALTRAEEGRFAEATAGIKRSLTPAPEWAWPNTRTLADAWVLYRQGKVAPARKLLATAQKKPMPGQPKWMGHLTGALLRREAALAYASGNMKASEKALKAALAATPDDVLVQHNLACVDWRQGDAASALATWKRLETAVPVASLNLGIDAQERRHEPAEAVEAWRRYLVSGAGPRAAQVREWKDRLQGLYGLGDAQGATPATGVAEETP